The following coding sequences are from one Diachasmimorpha longicaudata isolate KC_UGA_2023 chromosome 6, iyDiaLong2, whole genome shotgun sequence window:
- the LOC135163539 gene encoding cytochrome b-c1 complex subunit 7-like, with the protein MAARNPNFIVKTGWKKWAYNLSRFNQYGLRHEDCIWESPEVKEALRRLPADILDERNFRIVRAMQLCCNKVVLPQEQWTKFEEDIPYLRPYLEEVKREIQEKKDWDKQ; encoded by the exons atggcCGCCAGGAACCCGAACTTTATCGTCA AAACTGGCTGGAAAAAGTGGGCTTATAATTTGTCGCGCTTCAATCAGTATG GCTTGAGACATGAAGATTGTATTTGGGAGAGCCCGGAGGTGAAGGAGGCTCTTCGGCGTCTTCCTGCTGACATCCTCGACGAACGCAATTTCCGCATTGTTCGGGCTATGCAACTCTGCTGCAATAAAGTCGTTTTACCTCAGGAACAGTGGACGAAATTCGAAGAA GATATCCCCTATCTCAGACCCTACCTTGAGGAAGTTAAGAGAGAGATCCAAGAGAAGAAGGACTGGGACAAACAATAA